From Callospermophilus lateralis isolate mCalLat2 chromosome 5, mCalLat2.hap1, whole genome shotgun sequence, a single genomic window includes:
- the Arsi gene encoding arylsulfatase I, protein MHALTGFSLVSLLSFGYLSWDWAKPSLVADGPGEPGEQPSAAPPQPPHIIFILTDDQGYHDVGYHGSDIETPTLDRLAAEGVKLENYYIQPICTPSRSQLLTGRYQIHTGLQHSIIRPRQPNCLPLDQVTLPQKLQEAGYSTHMVGKWHLGFYRKECLPTRRGFDTFLGSLTGNVDYYTYDNCDGPGVCGFDLHEGESVAWGLSGQYSTMLYAQRASHILASHNPRRPLFLYVAFQAVHTPLQSPREYLYRYRSMGNVARRKYAAMVTCMDEAVRNITLALKRYGFYNNSVIIFSSDNGGQTFSGGSNWPLRGRKGTYWEGGVRGLGFVHSPLLKRKRRTSRALVHITDWYPTLVGLAGGTASAADGLDGYDVWPAISEGRASPRTEILHNIDPLYNHARHGSLEGGFGIWNTAVQAAIRVGEWKLLTGDPGCGDWIPPQTLADFPDSWWNLERMASVRQAVWLFNISADPYEREDLAGQRPDVVRTLLARLADYNRTAIPVRYPAENPRAHPDFNGGAWGPWASDEEEEEGEEEEGRSRSFSRGRRKKKCKICKLRSFFRKLNTRLMSHRI, encoded by the exons ATGCACGCCCTCACCGGCTTCTCTCTGGTCAGCCTGCTCAGCTTCGGCTACCTGTCCTGGGACTGGGCCAAGCCGAGCCTCGTGGCTGACGGGCCCGGGGAGCCCGGCGAGCAGCCCTCGGCCGCTCCGCCGCAGCCTCCCCATATCATCTTCATTCTCACCGACGACCAGGGTTATCACGACGTGGGTTACCATGGCTCAGATATTGAGACCCCTACACTGGACCGGCTGGCAGCCGAGGGCGTCAAGTTGGAGAATTATTACATCCAGCCCATCTGCACACCTTCTCGGAGTCAGCTTCTCACTGGCAG GTACCAGATCCACACAGGACTCCAGCACTCCATCATCCGCCCTCGCCAGCCCAACTGCCTACCCCTGGACCAGGTGACACTGCCACAGAAGCTGCAGGAGGCAGGTTACTCCACTCACATGGTGGGCAAATGGCACCTGGGCTTTTATCGAAAGGAGTGCCTGCCCACCCGGCGGGGTTTTGACACCTTCCTGGGCTCGCTCACAGGCAACGTGGACTACTATACCTACGACAACTGTGATGGCCCCGGGGTGTGCGGCTTCGACCTGCACGAGGGTGAAAGCGTGGCCTGGGGACTCAGTGGCCAGTACTCCACCATGCTCTACGCCCAGCGCGCCAGCCACATCCTGGCCAGCCACAACCCCCGGCGGCCCCTCTTCCTCTACGTGGCCTTCCAGGCAGTGCACACGCCCCTACAGTCCCCTCGAGAGTACCTGTACCGCTACCGCAGCATGGGCAACGTGGCCCGGCGGAAGTACGCAGCCATGGTGACCTGCATGGATGAGGCTGTGCGCAACATCACCTTGGCCCTCAAGCGCTATGGCTTCTACAACAACAGTGTCATCATCTTCTCCAGCGATAATGGTGGCCAGACTTTCTCGGGTGGCAGCAACTGGCCACTTCGAGGACGCAAGGGCACTTATTGGGAAGGTGGTGTGCGAGGCTTGGGCTTTGTCCACAGCCCCCTGCTCAAGCGAAAACGCCGGACCAGCCGGGCGCTGGTGCATATCACCGACTGGTACCCAACTCTGGTGGGTCTGGCCGGTGGCACTGCATCGGCAGCTGATGGGCTAGATGGCTATGATGTGTGGCCAGCCATCAGCGAGGGCCGGGCTTCGCCACGCACAGAGATCCTGCACAACATTGACCCCCTCTACAACCATGCCCGGCACGGCTCCCTGGAGGGTGGGTTTGGCATTTGGAACACCGCTGTGCAGGCCGCCATCCGTGTGGGTGAGTGGAAGCTGCTGACGGGAGACCCCGGCTGTGGTGACTGGATCCCTCCACAGACGCTGGCTGACTTCCCAGATAGCTGGTGGAACCTGGAGCGCATGGCCAGCGTCCGCCAGGCTGTGTGGCTCTTCAACATCAGCGCCGACCCTTACGAACGAGAGGACCTAGCTGGCCAGCGGCCTGATGTGGTCCGCACCCTGCTGGCTCGCCTGGCCGACTATAACCGCACCGCCATTCCTGTGCGCTACCCGGCTGAGAATCCCCGGGCTCATCCTGACTTTAATGGGGGTGCTTGGGGGCCCTGGGCCAGTgatgaggaagaagaggaaggagaggaggaagaaggcAGGTCTCGAAGCTTCTCCCGGGGTCGCCGCAAGAAAAAGTGCAAGATTTGCAAGCTTCGATCTTTCTTCCGTAAACTCAACACCAGACTGATGTCCCACCGGATCTGA